The window AGTTCTTTTAGGAATTTGTTTCCTGAAgccattgtaataaaaataaaattaacataaAATACTTATTTAACACAAGTATCAATTGGTCGCCTTTTGAGTCCTAGCTCACTAATTACGAATGAAATCATAAAAATCGACAAAATGACTATAACTACTTCTCTGTTAAATCACCCATAACATGAATTTGAAGTGCAAAACCTATAACATACGTATACGAGGTGTTCAGCAACAGATGTTTGAGCTTTAAGTCATTTCTTAAAAGAAAGTACATTTTTAGGCAGCTGTTTATCCTGCTCTTCATGCAATGATTGCTAGATGGGTCCCTCCTAGTGAGAAGGGCATGTTTGTATGGACAATGCAAGGTATCTAAAAATGTATCGAGTAGAAAACGCCATATTGAACAAAAAATAATGCAATATTGTTTCTAAGGTGGTCCTTTCGGTACAGTAGTAACATTTACTATATGTGGCCAAATAATCAGTGCTTACGGTTGGAAAGCCGCGTACTATGTTACAACCGTGCTTATACTGATTTTCTATGCCTTATGGGTTTATCTTGTATACGATACACCCGATCGACACCCAGCGAttacagaaaaagaaaaagtttatatTAAAGAACAAATAGGTACAAGTGTTTCTAAACAAAAAGTAAGTAAGAtaacttttaaattaaattaaatatgtaGAGGAAGTGCATTATAATTGGAATaccaaagtatttaaaaaactaTTAACGTTATTTAATTTGTAACATCGCGGATAATTTGTTGACCAACGACATTTGTGGAAGATCCGTAATTTTAACGTTCAAGGAAACTTCGATTTGTAAAAGTTTTTCAGTTAGTATTCAATCGTTGCATTCGTAGTTAAAATTATATGGTTTCGTGTTAATTTTACGGTCATTTTGAGAGTACGAAATCTAACATAAAATTGTAGGTTTCAGTACCGTGTTGTTAGTTTAGAATATTCTAAAGCATAACAGTGCTTTCCCGCAACGTGAATTACAGCGAAGACAAAAGAGAAGAAGCGTGAGTGAAGTGTTTTGTGTGTGAAATGTGGGTACACTGTGAATATGAATGACTCCGGAAGTTGCACCTGCGACTACAGCAAGTAAATTTTAAAACTTGCAGTCGATAATTATTTAAGATGATTCTTCCTGTGTTGTGATGTTTATATCTGATGAGACCttaggagaaaataattttcttacttgtttttttaattttataaagtcCTATTCCCGGTCGTAATTTTTTAGTTCATCTtaatcaaattggtattccaaATATGCTACACTTTACTCtgtagaaaaattttttactcgCGTGGCATTTAAAAATTCTAGGTGAAACTGCCAGTAAAAGCTGTCCTTACCTCCGTGCCATTCTTAGTTTTGTTATGGGCACACTTTGCCAATATGTGGGGTATTTATTTCATAGCTACGAACGGACCGAAATATACTTTAGAAGTTCTTGGTTTTAACATGAAATCGGTACTGTTCTATTTGTATAtgttataaacaatttttatagaaatcaaattgttaaatttGTTAAATCATATTTAGGGAGGGTCGATTACAGGATTACCTTACATAGCTAGACTTGGTGCTGGAGTACTGTTTGCTGCAGCTGGCGATTACGTCCGAAGGAAGAAGATGTTAACATTGTCATGGATTCGAAAACTATTTATGCTCTtctgtaagcaaacagtaataaCAAATAACCAGAGAAACGTCAAATTTATGTAGATAATGTTAAATAAGTATCATTATTTTctacaataataaataaaaataattttcaatagcACATATTGGCCCAGCAGTTGCCCTAATTATAATGACATATGCTGGCTGTGACGCGGTAACTGCAATCATTATGTTAATATTGGCATTAACTTTCAACGGAGCTTCATGCCAGACTAGTTTACAAAATCATCAAGATCTTGCACCAAACTTCGCTGGTTCTTTATATGGAATCATGAATACGTTTGGCAGTTTTCCTGGCTTTATTATTCCGCCAATTATTGGTGCTCTAACAAACAAAAGGGTATGTACAAAATCAGGTTCAGTCTACTCATGGTAGGTTTAGAGTACAACATTTTTTAAACTTTTGTTTAGAAATTATGATAATCCAAATGTTCACGATATTTCAGCCAAGCGCAGCTCCATTTGTTGCGACAATATAAAATCAGCTTAATAGTAgagtaaaatattatataattaatttatCATCATTTTTATAGAATGGTGTGGAAGAATGGCGTATCATGTTTTGGATTTCTGCAGCGGTATTTACGTCTGCAACGATATTGTTCTGGCTCTTTGGTTCGGCAGACATTCAACCGTGGAATAATTTGAACGAAAAGAAAGAAGTGGAACTCGCGGATGAAGGTAAACAGATGACAGAGGTGTCTACAAAGGATTCACAGTCGGAAGAAGAAGGAGAAAACGAACGCCTGTAATTATGTATGTagctataatttataaatcataGTAGATAttgaatacaaataatttactACTAAGgaattgcattttttttttttttttttaaatttgctgACGAATTTTTCTACTTGTTTATTGCAACGTAAAATATGATGCAGGAACTCAATTTCTAAGCTACGTACAAAACTGTTATATTTGTGCGACCTCATACATTTCGTATGTCATGATTCACTTGTAATTGCATACAAAGTacataataatacgatttttcaattttttgttatGAAACGCGCATCGTTTCAATGTTTATGAgtgaatttattaatttaaaaataagataaGATAAATTTCTTTTTGAGCATACTTTAAATTGTTTTCTTCATAGCCCATTCGTTGCGCATACATTTCATGTGAATGACTTGGTGTTGTCTGAATTAACACTTCTACCATTTCCAGTATGTGAGCACAGTTTacgcgtgcgtgtgtgtgtgtgtgtgtatgttttTTTAATATGTATACTGGGTAAGTCAACAGATATTACCACCTCGAtttccattattattattacgagTAGCGAAAAATGTTTAATGTAGACTTGAATGGTTTCGAAAAATGCACAATATTCTAATGTTACTAGATTCTTTGTAGGTGGACGCGCAGAGGACATATAAAGGTCATTAACGTTTGTTTTTAATGCTCTCATGCTTCTCTTCAGCTTCCAACTTTCTCGGTTCCGCCAAGTTACAAGCCATCTTATTACCTATGATCAAAGTTAAGTTAAACCAACAAAAATTGTGTACATGTAAATAAAATGTAACAAAAACTAGAtatgatattaattttttatcaatattgaTATTAAAGACTGCGGCTAAATTTTATGAACGAAAGTTTAGCGATAATGTTACTTTTGTAAAGTTCCGTATAAtacgattttatttataaaatcttTATAAACTACagtattaaattatatattaaagTCATAATTATTTCCATACATTTTGCATTATAATTAATTTAGAAGTGAAACATAAAATGCAATTAAATGCAATAATTCTGTATGTACGTGTGTACGTATAGTATACATACATGTTAATAGCAATGCCACGAGGGATTCCCTAAATCCTTAATTGGAAGGAGTGGGAGAAAGTAGTATGGTGGGGGTTCCGCGTAAGTAGTGCGGCCCGCTCAGTAATGGGTCAGCTGCCGAGAGTCCGATACGATAACGCTATTGCTGTTCACACCGACGTATAATCTTAAAACAAATTGCATACAATTTCTGCATTGTTCGGTATAATATTGTGCGTATTCTTCATCCTAAGAATGTTCATCCATATCATCCATCAGGAGTTACATGGTTGAGCCTTCAAAAGAATTGTGCGTGGGATTGTGCGCGAGTGGTTGTTGCATCATGTGGACAAGATATATGGTACATTTCTAAATAATGTTTACTGACGAAACTTTATACACGGTTCGCGGAGAAGTAAATTTAACAAATGTGCAGTATTGGAcaacggaaaatccacattggtttCGTGAAATAGAACACCAACTCTGGAGTTCAAGGACTTAGAATGTTTGGTGTGGCATAAGTGGTCGCCGCATCATTGGACATTATCAGTGGATAACAGGTCAAAAATACTCTATTTTTCCATCTAAAAACGTGCCGTTTTTAATATGTTTGACAATGTGATAGCAGAATGGCTATTCTGTACATTATGCTCAGTGTTCGTGGCAGAAATTAAACAGATTTTTCCCAACTGCTGGATCGGACGTGGATAGCGCGATCAGAGGACGTTTACAAAATATTCAGTGTCTTTTTTACGTTTCTATACGTTATCGTACAGTTTTTAGTTTATTTTGTCCGGTTCGAGTTTTATATTAATGCGTGCGGGCgtgtatattataatttatttattttgtctttattataattttacacTAAATTTTTGCTCTTGTTCAAAtgttaattatttaacaataCTATATAAACATATCAAGAGGTTGATCAGTACTTTGGAAAAGACATCTGAATTGAAAGTGGCAACTTGGTTTTGTCAGACTTTACGGTGCAAATATGCTAGTGTGGGATGATGAAAACTATATGGAAGACCATATTGTTACTCTGTGTACCAGTTTAATAGCAAAAACATTTGAAAAAGCTTCTTGCTGTTTGATAAAATTATATGAGTGTATTGATTATAGTGAACAATATTTTGAAAACATGTTAAAAATAAAACTTATTTTCCAAATAGCTAGATCATTGTTCTAGACCTTGCTTCATCTGAAGTTACAAAAAAAACTTTattattcaaaaaattaaaactgTACAATtattgtttgaaatattttttgatatgataatttcaaaaaataattgttgaaTGCATTACATTACATTTACATTACATTTACACTGATGTGTGTTCTCGTGTCTAAATACACGAAAAGAATGTATGCACATTTATGTttgttaattattaaatattcaaaagcaaaaactttatttttatacacTTTGAGCATCAGAATTTTCCAATAGACATATAGGAATAATTTTGAaaccatttctacgtgatttttTAGGAACATGGGAGTTGCCTTTTTTACAAATATGTTTGGTTTGTAAAAAGGTTTCACAGGTTTGGCGCGTATAAAAGGCATCTTGTACAAATGTTTTATTAATGCTGCTGCTTTTACTCAAACATACATTACAAGTTGCCTTATCGCATACATCTTCAAATTCCTTTGATAAATGACTTTTATTCAAACTGTGCGACGAAGAAGCAAGGCAGTTTTCTTGACTACAGAATGTATCTTTGAGTATTCGCAAAGCATTCGCTGCTTGCAAAGATAAAGCTCCTTGAAGGTAACATGAATCTTCGCACGacttcgaaattaatttttccgaCGAAGTTATTGTTTGGTTTGTACTGCTCAAGGAGTCTGTAAAATATAacaaattatatattcgataacaaGCATGTTTCATGGACCTGCTCTTCTCAGGACAGTGTGTAACTGGTAGAAACAGAATCGGTACTTCTATTATGAATAGATAGCAGAtatgataaattaaaatttttacctttCATTGAACATGGTTTCATCAAAGTAGTATCAACAACATAGGACCATTCGTTAATGGACTCTAGAAAATTATAATTAGATTAATACTTTTGCAAATCGTTATTACACAAATAATTACTTATAGATAGTTTATAAATATCCTAATTCATCAAGTATATTTACTTTGCGATacgattttcggttgcaagaataTGTTGATCGTTCCCTCAGATTTTTCAGACGATTGTTTTGAAATAGAAACGTAAGGCGCCGGAGCCGGAACTTTGTTTACGGGACGATACGAAGGTTGAAGGCTCGTTTCTTTTTCGGAAACTGTTGTTATAATATAACAAGGCTTGTACGCTAGTAATATATCTTCTGTGCGTAGCATGTTGATTTCTGGCCGCGAAAGAGTTTCGTTTTCATAATCGCCTAAACACCACCGACATTCCGATGGTCTTCTGCACACAGAACATATAACGTCCTTATCGTCTTTGATTTTCTGAACTTCAGAAACTGCAGCTATACTTGTCTGAGTATAATTTGCCTCTGTTTCTGTTTTCAACATTGACTCAAGGATTTTCTTTCTTCGTTGTTCCAATATTTCAGTTATCTCCGTAGCTGTATTACAAAAAAGGAGTATGCAAATTGTAAAACAATCTTACTGACAATATGTTACTACACATTTATTCGTCAAAAGTTTAATTTGACATTcacaccctgggaaaaattgtaatgggagattttagaggccaaaataagacgacaatcaagaataacaatttgttgatggaggctttgttaaaaagttattaacgtttaaagttccgtccgaactgaatttttttcgaaaatgcgtagaattttgggggtatgtctattcaccaaaaatgactgtaattgacccccggaatcaaaaatattttttttagaacgattggaaattttttaattttgtcgaaaattttaagcagctacctgtcgatttttcttaaaaattcgtttttcatttttagtaattttgtttgatgccctatagaaaagttgtctaatacttctttataggtacccatgagctctacttcagaaaaaagtttcattgaaatatattcactatcgtaggagttatggcagtttgaaaattggaccatttttatggagtttttctcattttgcggggttaaggaccaacttttctaatatttttgcgatttgtacatattccccatcaaaatacgcgtagtttgcttttttacacattaaaatcgtccattccgttcagaagttatgacgttttaaagattcgcatgaaaattcgggtaaccattgcctcacattagattttcggtaaagaatttttttctcgaaaatgcgtaggaattcggggatatatctatttaacaaaaatgattataattggtccctgcaactaaaaataatttttttagaacaatttgaaattttttaattttgtcgaaaaatttcacatctattcgaactttttttcttgaaagtgggtaggatttcgaaggtatgtgtgatgaccaaaaatgattataattgaccccagcaactaaaaataattttttcagaataattaggaattttttattttaattttttaataatttaatttttataacaaagcctcagtcaaaaaattgatattcttgattttcgttttattttggcttctagaatctcccattaaaatttttcccagaggtggcctgtATGTATAGTATAATTCCAACGAGGAAAGAAAGGTAATAACATAACAAAAATGAAGTACAGAACCGGTTTCTCTCTCTGGGTATTGAACAGTTAGATAAATAGTTATTTCATACATTAATGAAAGCTTTCAATTAAAAGATTGTACTAACGTTGTGATTCCTGTTCAAGTTCTATGAGTTTGTTGACTATGGTCATTGTTCGCCGTAGAATCtttcctaaaatattgttcactaTCTTAGGAGCATTTTTCGAGATAGTATCGGAAACCATTTGCAACAAATTGTCCATTAACGGTACAACTACGATCGTTGCCTCGAAAGGATCCACAACGACCTCAAATTTCAGTTTTCGTAACACATCTTCTTCTTTCTCTCCGCGTAATTTATACGTCACTATGGTTTGCGTTGTTTGATCCAACATAGGATATCTGATTCTATCGGTACATTTATTGATAATTTCGTCTATTATATCGTCTATTGCAATCCTACTGTCGATTCCTTTAGAAATACAGTCCTCCAAGTAACTCAACATTATATTCTTTGTTTCGCAATATTCCGACAAAAGCGTCGTATTAGATTTTTTCGGTTCGCAAGTTAACTCTGTTTGCGTTTGACTGTCGATGACAAGAGTGTTTGTGTGataatcaaattttattaaagtcTGTGTCTCTTTATCCTTCGTCTCTATCTCTCTCTGACTTGTCGGGTCAATTATCCAAAATGCACGAGCTATTAAAAAGTATAATATCTCTGTAACTTCCATTTCTGCTTCTTCCTCGCTCGTAACTGTCGATACGAATTCTTCGAGTTCTTCTTCCGCGATGTTCGTGGTCAGTTCGGTCGTTACAGCGTGTTGCAATGTCTTTGGATGGAAACTGATAATAGTTGTCGCAGCATTGCTGCTCTTTATTGTAGGCATGGGGACTTCGTTCATGGATGCTAAGTAGAGATATTCAACATTACAAAAAAGATCgacaaaaattgcatttttatcGTATTGGAATATTACGTACTCATGATATCTTTGTAATACGTTAGGGGTGGACATGGCGGACTCATGTACATCGTTTGGGAACCTTCATCGCGATATTCGACAGAGATATGAACGATTGGTGTTCCTTGTAAATACGTTTGATTTTCTGCATCCTGTTGCGGTCTTGGCCCCTCCTCTTCCTCTGTTATTTCTACTTCCGAGTCTATAGCCCCTTGTTCCGATTCGTTAGACTCTAGAAATTGCCTGTGAGTAAACGATCTTCTGTACACAATTTTGTCATCGAGAACCAACGGTATGTCTGCTGCCGCAGATAGGATCGCTGTGTCTAAAATTTCTCTAAGCGTTGCATCTTCCTCGGGAGTTACTGTGATAACGGTTTGAGCCCAAGCCTCATCTTCCGATGTCATCTAACGCGAAACAATAGGAAGCCCTTTCTTAGTTTTCAATGGATGTTGCAAGTattatttgattttttttttttaaataccatTAAAGTAAATGAAATATTTCTCCAAGCAATATTCTTTCGTTTCATAAATTCATAATGATTCATTTGGAATGCTTACTTCGATTAAGAATTAAATCTAAATTATTGCATGCGATCTCCACCTCAGTGCAATTTCGTGACAATGAAAAAACACTTTTATTATCACGCGATGTCATTTCAAACATTCTATAGTAGATTTTGGACGGTTTAAAAAAATGTTCATTAACTTTACAATGTAAATTTCACATTCTAAAAGGTTATGACTTCTCTGTtctgtcaaaaatattgagattTGGTTATGCGTATGTATGTATGAGTATGCAATTATTTTTTTCCGAGAATTAAATACTAAATACTGCATTTTTACATGTATTTGATCATTTCATCAAACTGTTTAATGACTTTCTAAATATTTACAGTAGTTATTCTTAACTTGATTAAAAATGACTGTAAGaactaaaattcaaaaatttcagtagTTGATATGATTTTTTATTAAGAGAAAAGGTGAAGAATATTCGACTCGTATGTACAGTAATAACTACGTGTATTTGTTTGTGTACAAAATATCACGAAATTGGACAAACGTATAATgtaaataaatcattaattataaattaaacgtTTTTAGGCGCTGTTTCAACAATAAATGTTCGTATTTCCATCGGTTTTAAAAGAACATTCATAACGCCATCTTCAAGTTTTATTGGgtgaataatattttcttttgcTCGAAGGACATCGTTCGTTTCGGATTCCCATTTCAAACGATTCATATTTTGTATCCATTGATTGCCACCTAATGTAGTTTCCTTCACAGACAGAATCTTGAAAGTCGAAAACAGGTCCTAGTGTAACAAACAATTACAGAATGAATAACTTCATTATACAGAGTATCCTAATAGGAACAGATCTCTTATATCATTAAATAAGCTAAACAATTAAACAGGCTGAAAGGGTCGAACAAACCTGAATGTTAATTTCTACAGGTTTAGATAACTTCTCGGTTTCACCCACTTCGAAAATGTGTTCTAGCCTCAATAAGACTGTACCATCTTTCCATGGCTCCAAAGTTAAAATGTGGACATTTGGTGGTAACGTTTTAGCAAGACCTGATTTCTGAAAAacaagaataaaatttataaaattttcataaaagttttcgacaaaattaaaaaatttcaaatcgttctaaaaaaaattattttcagttgtaggggtcaattacaatcatttttggtgaatagacatacccccgaaatcctacgtactttcgagaaaaaaattctttaccgaagatatactgtgtggccagaaatgtttgtatGTTTAAAAATCATAATCAGGTGGCAGAACACTCAGATACACAAATATTGTAATGGTACCGATTTTTTAACATTAGTTAATGCTAGGAGTGAGGTTGTTTTTAAAATTACTTTTGTTTTACtatattcatttttcattttgaatGTGTGGAATGGCAAAGATCGTAGCAACTAATGCAGAATGgccaattattaatatttcactTTGAACAAATTTGTACATGTATGAGATAAAGGAATGATCAAAAAGAACGTAAAAGTACATGTCTtacagtaaaatattgacccctcAAAGTACTTATTATGCGTCAACATAAAAATACATACTTTCCATGTAGATGAATAATTCTCAATTGTAGAGTTTGGCGTTAGCGGCGTGAATAAGATCCATGGACGAAGCGATGTTTCGAGAGCTAATGATTTCTCTTTCATTACGAATTTGTCCAAATTTGTTATACTACCTCCAAGTACGTAGTGTGAACCTCTGACAACTAAACCTTCGCCATATGCAGTTTCATTTAGAGCTTCTCCTACACCGAATGCATCGTCTTTTAAAAGTCTTCTATGAAGCTGTAACGTATTGAAATTAGCTATAATGGCTGCAATGTTTATTTACTGACTGTGTGTATGTAAAGTTACCATTAATTCAATTTCACCATCCTTCATACTAGTTCCGCCTTCTGTCCTGTCCGTTAGTACGCTGAGTTTAAAGAATCTTTCTTCGTCCTTCAAGGAGATTTTAGAAGCAACCGGATAATAGTTACCAGATACTTTTTCTTCCAATTTTAGATTCCAAGTTGGACGATAATTTCGTTTCCGTTTTAGCATTTCGCGACCGTTAGTGTCGGTATAAAATTCTCCATTTGAATTTAAGTTGCTCGAGTATTTTGTTACAATTTCTTTGCCAATGTTGTCCCTGAAATTGATTTCAACgtagttttttttaaatataaatgtgAAAAGAATTACTATTAAACAGATTATACTACTGTGTTTTTTAATGTATTTCCAAATCGCGTGTGTTTAATTAAATATGTATACAAACACTTACTTAACAGGTATAGGTCCAATGAGCCAATCGAATTCAATATATTCTTTTTTCTTATACAGTCGAATCACTTGACTAACCCAATCGTTAATAGTTAGATGTATTTCTTGTACCACCGGACCTGCAATGAAAAAAGATTTGACagttaattttatataataatcaAACTTTTTTAACCAGACGTAAACATGGAGAAATGTGGATATTTTCAGAACTAATTACTGTTTAACAGTAAGAAAATGACCAATCTAATAACAACTtctctttaaataatttttattcgtgcAATACCTATGTAAATTTTATAAGATCCATATGCCATGAAATCCTTAGTGGATACAGTTTTTGGTCTGAAAATATATGCTCCCGAGGATCtgtttttaaatactttattaTTTCCCGCCACTCCTTCGTAATAATGGAACGACTGTACCAAACTCATGTTGTTCTCTTTCTTCCATTCCACTATAATTTGGCTTTCGTTGCTGATGGATACACTGTTATACTGAAAAATGAAGttcatttcttattgtttatgtTGTTCATTTCTCATTTCTTATCAATCATTTcttttctcttaaatattaaataccTCATTCTCGATGAAACTTGCTTCGTTAACTACATAATGTGCATCCCTTGATTTTTGTACGACCTTGTAAGATTTATAGCCCAAAGGCGGAACTAATGCAATAAATACAAGTTCATGACTAGCATTGCTTATTCTTcctggtatttttaatacggaATCGGGAATAGGCACCAGCTGCGAAATAGTGTTGCCGccatcttgaaaaatattaaatgccTTTGATCTATATAATTACTTTACGACAATGCAATATTACTTTAAATATGCTAGTTAATATCAAACTATAGAATAATTAAATGATGAATAAAGTCAATATTTATCAAATAAAATGTTATTATAATTATGATAGATACCTGCTAAATCTTCAACCGAGTATGTGCCTTTTTCGATAGGAATACGAATAGGTGTTCGAATTTCGAAACTTAGTGGATTATAAACCGTAAGCAGAAAGTTTGTATTTTCTGTATACGGACAA of the Colletes latitarsis isolate SP2378_abdomen chromosome 9, iyColLati1, whole genome shotgun sequence genome contains:
- the LOC143345221 gene encoding sialin isoform X1, giving the protein MSSFRKFNERIPRRGILGAMMFLACMFSYMIRTNLSITIVAMVNTTSKHGGTAGPACNAVPINSTINRTTVINDYGERYEWNQHIQGLLLSAYFWGVLPSSVPAGILAEKYGGSKVVAFATLIPAVLNLLMPWAAGVHYGLVFALRFLMGFFGAAVYPALHAMIARWVPPSEKGMFVWTMQGGPFGTVVTFTICGQIISAYGWKAAYYVTTVLILIFYALWVYLVYDTPDRHPAITEKEKVYIKEQIGTSVSKQKVKLPVKAVLTSVPFLVLLWAHFANMWGIYFIATNGPKYTLEVLGFNMKSGGSITGLPYIARLGAGVLFAAAGDYVRRKKMLTLSWIRKLFMLFSHIGPAVALIIMTYAGCDAVTAIIMLILALTFNGASCQTSLQNHQDLAPNFAGSLYGIMNTFGSFPGFIIPPIIGALTNKRNGVEEWRIMFWISAAVFTSATILFWLFGSADIQPWNNLNEKKEVELADEGKQMTEVSTKDSQSEEEGENERL
- the LOC143345221 gene encoding sialin isoform X2, which codes for MYGERYEWNQHIQGLLLSAYFWGVLPSSVPAGILAEKYGGSKVVAFATLIPAVLNLLMPWAAGVHYGLVFALRFLMGFFGAAVYPALHAMIARWVPPSEKGMFVWTMQGGPFGTVVTFTICGQIISAYGWKAAYYVTTVLILIFYALWVYLVYDTPDRHPAITEKEKVYIKEQIGTSVSKQKVKLPVKAVLTSVPFLVLLWAHFANMWGIYFIATNGPKYTLEVLGFNMKSGGSITGLPYIARLGAGVLFAAAGDYVRRKKMLTLSWIRKLFMLFSHIGPAVALIIMTYAGCDAVTAIIMLILALTFNGASCQTSLQNHQDLAPNFAGSLYGIMNTFGSFPGFIIPPIIGALTNKRNGVEEWRIMFWISAAVFTSATILFWLFGSADIQPWNNLNEKKEVELADEGKQMTEVSTKDSQSEEEGENERL
- the LOC143345664 gene encoding uncharacterized protein LOC143345664, which encodes MTSEDEAWAQTVITVTPEEDATLREILDTAILSAAADIPLVLDDKIVYRRSFTHRQFLESNESEQGAIDSEVEITEEEEGPRPQQDAENQTYLQGTPIVHISVEYRDEGSQTMYMSPPCPPLTYYKDIMTSMNEVPMPTIKSSNAATTIISFHPKTLQHAVTTELTTNIAEEELEEFVSTVTSEEEAEMEVTEILYFLIARAFWIIDPTSQREIETKDKETQTLIKFDYHTNTLVIDSQTQTELTCEPKKSNTTLLSEYCETKNIMLSYLEDCISKGIDSRIAIDDIIDEIINKCTDRIRYPMLDQTTQTIVTYKLRGEKEEDVLRKLKFEVVVDPFEATIVVVPLMDNLLQMVSDTISKNAPKIVNNILGKILRRTMTIVNKLIELEQESQPTEITEILEQRRKKILESMLKTETEANYTQTSIAAVSEVQKIKDDKDVICSVCRRPSECRWCLGDYENETLSRPEINMLRTEDILLAYKPCYIITTVSEKETSLQPSYRPVNKVPAPAPYVSISKQSSEKSEGTINIFLQPKIVSQKSINEWSYVVDTTLMKPCSMKDSLSSTNQTITSSEKLISKSCEDSCYLQGALSLQAANALRILKDTFCSQENCLASSSHSLNKSHLSKEFEDVCDKATCNVCLSKSSSINKTFVQDAFYTRQTCETFLQTKHICKKGNSHVPKKSRRNGFKIIPICLLENSDAQSV